In Streptomyces hawaiiensis, one genomic interval encodes:
- a CDS encoding class I SAM-dependent methyltransferase: protein MSDEQTRVQEFFTARAADWDSRFPDDGPAYAAAVAEIGLRAGDRVLDAGCGTGRALPPLRAAVGVSGVVLGADLTPAMLHEAVRAGRDRDGQLLLTDVAALPLRPRSLDAVFGAGLISHLESPAENLRELARVVRPGGVLALFHPIGRAALAARHGRPLTPDDLRAEPNLRPLLAGSGWRLTSYVDEDSRFLALAVRED from the coding sequence ATGAGCGACGAGCAGACGCGTGTCCAGGAGTTCTTCACCGCCCGCGCCGCCGACTGGGACAGCCGGTTCCCCGACGACGGTCCGGCCTACGCGGCCGCGGTCGCGGAGATCGGGCTGCGGGCGGGCGACCGGGTGCTCGACGCGGGGTGCGGCACCGGACGCGCCCTGCCGCCGCTGCGAGCCGCCGTGGGGGTTTCGGGGGTGGTCCTCGGGGCCGACCTGACACCCGCCATGCTGCACGAGGCCGTACGGGCCGGACGGGACCGTGACGGGCAGTTGCTGCTCACGGACGTCGCCGCGCTGCCCCTGCGCCCGCGGTCGCTGGACGCCGTGTTCGGGGCGGGTCTCATCTCGCACCTCGAGAGCCCCGCCGAGAACCTGAGGGAGCTGGCGCGCGTGGTGCGCCCCGGTGGGGTACTGGCGCTGTTCCACCCGATCGGCAGGGCGGCTCTCGCGGCACGCCACGGCCGCCCGCTCACCCCGGACGACCTGCGCGCCGAGCCCAACCTCCGCCCCCTGCTGGCCGGTTCCGGATGGCGCCTGACGTCGTACGTCGACGAGGACTCCCGTTTCCTGGCACTCGCCGTGCGCGAGGACTGA
- a CDS encoding MHYT domain-containing protein, with product MGHLDHAALGWLTPALSYVMACIGAALGLRCTVRALATTGRSRRNWLLTAASAIGTGIWTMHFVAMLGFGVTGTDIRYDVPLTLLSLLVAMVVVCAGVFAIGYSRDRGRALLVGGLTTGLGVASMHYLGMAAVRLHGDVSYDPLLVGLSVLIAVVAATAALWAALNIKSPVAVTIASLIMGAAVSSMHYTGMFAVGVRVTPSGDALPGATAMQFIFPLAVGLGSYLFLTSAFVALSPTAGERAASASAQRPVRSVAPQPRG from the coding sequence ATGGGACACCTGGACCACGCTGCCCTGGGGTGGCTGACCCCCGCACTGTCGTACGTGATGGCCTGCATAGGCGCCGCGCTCGGTCTGCGCTGCACCGTCCGCGCGCTCGCCACCACCGGGCGCTCGCGCCGCAACTGGCTCCTCACCGCCGCCTCGGCGATCGGCACCGGCATCTGGACCATGCACTTCGTGGCCATGCTCGGTTTCGGCGTCACCGGCACCGACATCCGCTACGACGTGCCGCTCACTCTGCTGAGCCTGCTCGTCGCCATGGTCGTCGTCTGTGCCGGCGTCTTCGCCATCGGCTACAGCAGGGACCGCGGCCGGGCCCTGCTCGTCGGCGGGCTGACCACCGGCCTCGGCGTCGCGAGCATGCACTACCTGGGCATGGCGGCCGTCCGTCTGCACGGCGACGTGAGCTACGACCCGCTGCTCGTCGGGCTCTCCGTCCTGATCGCCGTCGTCGCCGCGACGGCGGCCCTGTGGGCGGCCCTCAACATCAAGTCGCCCGTGGCGGTCACCATCGCCTCGCTGATCATGGGGGCGGCCGTCAGCAGCATGCACTACACCGGGATGTTCGCGGTGGGCGTGCGCGTCACGCCCTCCGGGGATGCCCTCCCCGGGGCCACGGCGATGCAGTTCATCTTCCCCCTCGCCGTCGGCCTCGGCTCCTATCTCTTCCTGACCTCGGCCTTCGTCGCGCTGTCGCCGACGGCGGGAGAGCGCGCGGCGTCCGCCTCGGCCCAGCGGCCGGTGCGGAGCGTTGCCCCCCAGCCGCGCGGGTGA
- a CDS encoding roadblock/LC7 domain-containing protein has product MIQDPSTQSAPPSGGLDWLLDDLVLRVSDIRHAVVLSNDGLAVGASTGLRREDAEHLAAVASGFHSLAKGAGRHFGAGGVRQTMVEMDEGFLFVAAAGDGSCLALLTAVTADIGLVAYEMARLVKRVGEHLGTAPRVAARPPAAG; this is encoded by the coding sequence ATGATCCAGGACCCGAGCACACAGTCCGCCCCGCCCTCCGGCGGACTCGACTGGCTGCTGGACGATCTGGTGCTCCGCGTGAGCGACATCCGGCACGCCGTGGTGCTGTCCAACGACGGCCTCGCCGTGGGTGCCTCGACCGGCCTGCGCCGCGAGGACGCCGAGCACCTCGCCGCGGTCGCCTCGGGCTTCCACAGCCTCGCCAAGGGAGCGGGACGGCACTTCGGCGCCGGCGGGGTCCGCCAGACCATGGTGGAGATGGACGAGGGCTTCCTGTTCGTGGCCGCCGCGGGCGACGGCTCCTGCCTCGCCCTCCTCACCGCCGTCACCGCCGACATCGGCCTCGTGGCCTACGAGATGGCACGCCTGGTCAAGCGCGTCGGCGAGCACCTCGGCACGGCGCCCCGCGTGGCCGCGCGGCCCCCCGCCGCAGGATGA
- a CDS encoding SWF or SNF family helicase, giving the protein MTRHEDDMERTFAALPPAHGRGFTQTWWGQAWLKALEGTALDSAQLKTGRRLARAGAVGAVSVRPGRLTAVVQDRDRTAHRADVLLEELSPEQWDRFLDMTAERAGHVAALLDREMPPHLVEDAADAGVELLPGLGDLEPECDCEAWDHCGHTAALCYQVARLLDQDPFVLLLMRGRDETTLLEDLQARGGASTAGSAEPEGVDAAEAYAAGDILPPLPDPPGLPGEPGLPPSLDTETPPAPGIEPAALAFLAAQTAVRAHGLLRGTLQGDVHATPAQDAVRLAAGDPGREVTDRLADGSGRGREGLATAVRAWRHGGAAALSVLDEEWRVEGETLARARAALESAWDTGERPELRARGNRWTVAGAPVQLRLGRDGRWWPYRKERGRWQPAGGAAQDPATALASATAPVSAEV; this is encoded by the coding sequence ATGACTCGGCACGAGGACGACATGGAACGCACCTTCGCCGCCCTGCCGCCCGCCCACGGGCGGGGCTTCACGCAGACCTGGTGGGGCCAGGCCTGGCTGAAGGCACTGGAGGGCACTGCGCTGGACTCGGCACAGCTCAAGACGGGCCGCCGGCTCGCCCGCGCGGGTGCGGTCGGCGCGGTGTCGGTGCGCCCGGGGCGGCTGACAGCCGTCGTCCAGGACCGCGACCGTACGGCGCACCGGGCCGACGTCCTGCTGGAGGAGCTCTCGCCCGAGCAGTGGGACCGTTTCCTGGACATGACGGCGGAGCGGGCCGGTCATGTGGCGGCGCTGCTGGACCGGGAGATGCCACCGCACCTGGTCGAGGACGCGGCGGACGCGGGCGTCGAACTGCTCCCGGGACTGGGCGACCTGGAGCCGGAGTGCGACTGCGAGGCCTGGGACCACTGCGGGCACACGGCGGCGCTCTGTTACCAGGTGGCGCGGCTGCTGGACCAGGACCCGTTCGTGCTGCTGCTGATGCGCGGGCGCGACGAGACCACCCTGCTGGAGGACCTGCAGGCGCGCGGCGGCGCGTCCACGGCGGGCTCCGCCGAGCCGGAGGGCGTGGACGCGGCCGAGGCGTACGCCGCCGGTGACATCCTGCCGCCGCTCCCGGATCCGCCCGGGCTCCCCGGCGAACCCGGTCTTCCGCCGTCCCTGGACACCGAGACACCGCCCGCCCCCGGCATCGAACCGGCCGCTCTGGCGTTCCTGGCCGCGCAGACCGCCGTACGGGCTCACGGCCTGCTCAGGGGAACGCTCCAGGGCGACGTCCACGCGACGCCGGCGCAGGACGCGGTGCGGCTGGCCGCGGGTGACCCCGGCCGGGAGGTGACCGACCGGCTCGCAGACGGGTCGGGACGCGGCCGGGAGGGACTGGCCACGGCCGTGCGCGCCTGGCGTCACGGCGGCGCGGCCGCACTGTCCGTCCTCGACGAGGAGTGGCGTGTGGAGGGCGAAACGCTCGCACGCGCGCGTGCCGCCCTGGAGTCGGCCTGGGACACCGGTGAACGGCCGGAGCTGCGGGCGCGGGGCAACCGCTGGACGGTCGCCGGCGCGCCGGTCCAGCTGCGGCTCGGCCGGGACGGCCGCTGGTGGCCCTACCGCAAGGAACGCGGCCGCTGGCAGCCCGCGGGAGGCGCCGCCCAGGACCCGGCGACGGCCCTGGCATCGGCGACAGCCCCGGTTTCGGCGGAAGTTTAG
- a CDS encoding DUF742 domain-containing protein, whose protein sequence is MTEDMTGAPREQGSQWYDNEAGPLVRPYAMTGGRTRPGPTGVRFDLIALVTLDPGAPGVDDAPLGPEHRNLLDLCRPETQSVAELAAGADLPVGVVRVLLGDLLELGCVTVSRPVPPAQLPDERILREVIEGLRAL, encoded by the coding sequence ATGACCGAGGACATGACGGGCGCCCCGCGCGAGCAGGGCAGCCAGTGGTACGACAACGAGGCCGGACCGCTCGTCCGCCCCTACGCCATGACGGGCGGACGCACCCGGCCCGGCCCCACGGGCGTTCGGTTCGACCTGATCGCCCTGGTCACGCTCGACCCGGGCGCACCCGGAGTGGACGACGCCCCGCTCGGCCCCGAACACCGCAACCTCCTCGACCTGTGCCGCCCGGAAACCCAGTCGGTCGCCGAACTCGCGGCCGGCGCGGACCTGCCCGTCGGCGTGGTGAGGGTCCTCCTCGGCGACCTCCTGGAACTCGGCTGCGTCACCGTCAGCCGCCCCGTACCACCGGCGCAGCTGCCCGACGAACGCATCCTGCGCGAGGTGATCGAGGGCCTGAGAGCGCTGTAG
- a CDS encoding sensor histidine kinase, whose product MRTPRRTATAGAEPPPQPVRGRRAHAGPPADESPDTPAEAAPDVAPTRAERWHIRPRTVRAKIVCLLMVPVVSLLALWAYATVTTAQDVSRLRQVQRVDATVRGPVSAAVAALQAERAAAVRHATEPSSVRTGELDDLARRTDRAVAKLRLGKDTTVADSGELPAGVAQRLKAFVSGAEQLRPLRTAVRDRRAGWAETYDRYTRTISAAFDVGGALTGIRDADLGSDARVLLEFARAGEALAQEDAVLASARLDGALTGERLRLFTGAVDVRRTLTESAVADLSGPERSAWDALADSSAYTGLGDAEDEVLAGGPGTKAVDAAPESTWNTAHAPVQNGMRVIEDDAARGVAERADPFTRGLLTPAGAAVLLGLAAVAASLVISVRIGRGLVVELVSLRNGALEIARRKLPDAMRKLRAGEEVDIRAEAPPGAPAEDETGQVAEALTTVHRAALRAAVERAELASGISGVFVNLARRSQILVHRQLALLDSMERRSDDPNELSDLFRLDHLTTRMRRHAESLIILSGAAPGRAWRMPVSLTNVVRAAVSEVEDYARVEVRQLPEAAVAGAAVADLTHLLAEIIENAAQFSPPHTRVRVTGEPVGNGYAVEVEDRGLGMGKETLAEANRRIAQSEALDLFDSDRLGLFVVSRLAARHDVKVHLRTSPYGGTTAVVLLPTALLHTGAAERSPEAAEPARQPEARAYARVPDDTPRQDAVPAQTDRRALVAPVPTAAETKASLHADISVHAHISRHADGPRHLETPSQTPPPGVATLRLHRPPQQPEDSDDLPRRVRQASLAPQLRDERPEEQPPAPAFRDDERTPELVRDRMAAYRAGWARGGGRQPGRATTPGPATGSDSSEGDPA is encoded by the coding sequence ATGCGAACACCCCGTAGGACCGCCACAGCCGGCGCCGAGCCGCCGCCCCAGCCCGTGCGCGGTCGCCGTGCGCACGCCGGGCCACCGGCCGACGAGAGCCCCGACACGCCCGCGGAGGCCGCGCCGGACGTGGCGCCCACGCGCGCGGAGCGCTGGCACATACGCCCCCGCACCGTGCGCGCCAAGATCGTCTGCCTGCTGATGGTGCCGGTCGTCTCCCTCCTGGCCCTGTGGGCCTACGCCACCGTCACCACCGCGCAGGACGTCTCCCGGCTGCGGCAGGTCCAGCGCGTCGACGCCACGGTCCGCGGCCCCGTCTCCGCCGCCGTCGCCGCCCTCCAGGCCGAACGCGCGGCCGCCGTACGCCACGCCACCGAGCCGTCCAGCGTCCGCACCGGCGAACTGGACGACCTCGCCCGGCGCACCGACCGGGCCGTCGCGAAACTGCGGCTCGGCAAGGACACCACCGTCGCCGACAGCGGGGAGCTGCCCGCCGGAGTCGCCCAGCGGCTGAAGGCGTTCGTCTCCGGTGCCGAGCAACTGCGGCCGCTGCGCACCGCCGTGCGGGACCGGCGGGCGGGCTGGGCCGAGACGTACGACCGCTACACCCGGACCATCTCGGCCGCCTTCGACGTCGGCGGCGCCCTCACCGGCATCAGGGACGCCGACCTCGGCTCCGACGCGCGCGTGCTGCTCGAATTCGCCCGCGCGGGCGAAGCGCTGGCCCAGGAGGACGCGGTGCTGGCGAGCGCCCGCCTGGACGGCGCCCTGACCGGGGAGCGGCTCCGGCTTTTCACCGGCGCCGTCGACGTGCGCCGCACGCTCACCGAGTCGGCCGTCGCTGACCTGAGCGGCCCCGAGCGCTCCGCCTGGGACGCCCTCGCCGACAGCAGCGCCTACACCGGCCTGGGCGATGCCGAGGACGAGGTCCTCGCCGGCGGGCCGGGCACGAAGGCGGTGGACGCGGCACCCGAGAGCACCTGGAACACGGCCCACGCGCCCGTGCAGAACGGCATGCGCGTCATCGAGGACGACGCGGCACGCGGGGTCGCGGAGCGGGCCGACCCGTTCACCCGAGGGCTGCTCACCCCGGCCGGTGCCGCCGTCCTGCTCGGCCTCGCCGCCGTCGCCGCCTCGCTCGTCATCTCCGTGCGCATCGGGCGCGGCCTCGTGGTGGAACTGGTCAGCCTGCGCAACGGCGCCCTGGAGATCGCCCGGCGCAAACTCCCCGACGCCATGCGGAAACTGCGCGCGGGCGAGGAGGTCGACATCCGCGCCGAGGCCCCGCCGGGAGCCCCCGCGGAGGACGAGACCGGGCAGGTCGCCGAGGCTCTCACCACCGTGCACCGCGCCGCGCTGCGGGCCGCCGTGGAACGCGCCGAACTCGCCAGCGGCATCTCCGGCGTCTTCGTCAACCTAGCCCGCCGCAGCCAGATCCTCGTCCACCGGCAGCTCGCCCTCCTCGACAGCATGGAACGCCGCTCCGACGACCCGAACGAGCTGAGCGACCTCTTCCGCCTCGACCACCTCACCACCCGCATGCGGCGCCACGCGGAGAGCCTGATCATCCTCTCCGGAGCCGCCCCCGGCCGGGCCTGGCGCATGCCGGTCTCCCTGACGAACGTGGTCCGCGCGGCCGTCTCCGAAGTGGAGGACTACGCGCGCGTGGAGGTAAGGCAACTCCCCGAGGCAGCCGTGGCCGGCGCGGCCGTCGCCGACCTCACGCACCTGCTGGCCGAGATCATCGAGAACGCCGCCCAGTTCTCCCCGCCCCACACGCGCGTGCGCGTCACCGGCGAACCCGTCGGCAACGGCTACGCCGTCGAGGTCGAGGACCGCGGCCTCGGCATGGGCAAGGAGACCCTCGCCGAAGCCAACCGCCGCATCGCCCAGTCCGAGGCGCTCGACCTCTTCGACAGCGACCGGCTCGGCCTGTTCGTGGTCAGCAGGCTCGCCGCCCGGCACGACGTCAAGGTCCACCTGAGGACCTCCCCGTACGGCGGCACCACCGCGGTCGTCCTGCTGCCCACCGCCCTGCTCCACACAGGCGCGGCTGAACGATCCCCCGAGGCGGCGGAACCCGCGCGGCAGCCCGAGGCACGCGCCTACGCGCGCGTGCCCGACGACACCCCCCGTCAGGACGCCGTACCCGCCCAGACCGACCGGCGCGCCCTCGTGGCCCCCGTACCGACCGCAGCGGAGACCAAGGCCTCGCTGCACGCGGACATCTCGGTTCACGCTCACATCTCCCGTCACGCGGACGGTCCGCGTCACCTGGAGACCCCGAGCCAGACCCCACCCCCAGGAGTCGCCACCTTGCGACTGCACCGCCCGCCGCAGCAGCCCGAAGACTCCGACGACCTCCCGCGCCGCGTACGACAGGCCAGCCTGGCTCCCCAACTGCGCGACGAACGCCCCGAGGAGCAGCCACCGGCACCTGCCTTCCGGGACGACGAGCGCACCCCCGAACTCGTACGGGACCGCATGGCGGCCTACCGCGCCGGCTGGGCGCGCGGCGGCGGCAGGCAACCCGGCCGCGCCACCACTCCCGGCCCCGCCACGGGCAGCGACAGCAGCGAAGGAGACCCCGCATGA
- a CDS encoding DEAD/DEAH box helicase has translation MRARSDVLSATPLPLVKFEESAIAEHPTLPASPSDLSELALCRSVFLPGDPARTGSVAFWRPDGVTPPPVEPASVADLTVVVPHDGEVEEASVPAVLVPVHTALPVLTRARAGGQGHRSTVFWGAAALHALHLVARGLLLPGLSPGDHDAWRAGPLRAQDVEALRRLAAAMPPEAHAVPLGDAAPLRLPDPEQLLRAFLDAVADTLPRSPAAPLVTGGPAYASPEPVRLPEQRAWAADVAAGLDAGVRLSLRIEADGLTDAADDDTDVTFRAVLQVHSVSDPALVADAADVWTGTGGEAFGPRARMDALLALRRAARAWAPLTPLLAAAVPDAAVLADEEVTELLGAGAVALSAAGVDVHWPKGLSRELRTHAEVGPSHGGPESGEASAAMPSFLSADALLAFTWSFALGEGRLDRAELDRLAEAKRPVVRLRDQWVLIDPHEARLARSRQDRKVTPVDALGAALTGWAEVDGRRVEVRPTGWLAALRERLADPEAQRPVEQPAALAATLRDYQRRGLNWLAGMTSLGLGCCLADDMGLGKTITLIALHLHRQSDAGSAGPTLVVCPTSLMGNWQREIERFAPGTPVRRFHGARRDLDGLADGEFVLTTYGTMRLDAPRLAGVPWGMLVADEAQHVKNPHSSTARELRSIGARARVALTGTPVENNLSELWAILDWTTPGLLGRLGTFRRRYAEAVEGGQDPAAADRLARLVRPFLLRRRKSDPGIAPELPPKTETDHAVSLTEEQAALYEAVVREALAEISGAGSMARRGLIVKLLTGLKQICNHPAQYLKEERPVISGRSGKLELLDELLDTILAEQAGVLVFTQYVQMARLLERHLAARGTPTQFLHGGTPVAGREAMVRRFQDGEVPVFLLSLKAAGTGLNLTRAEHVVHYDRWWNPAVEAQATDRAYRIGQTRPVQVHRIIAEGTIEDRIAELLIRKRELADAVLGAGEAALTELTNAELADLVELRGGLR, from the coding sequence ATGCGCGCCAGAAGTGATGTACTCTCGGCGACTCCGCTTCCACTAGTCAAATTTGAGGAATCCGCCATAGCCGAGCACCCGACTCTCCCGGCATCCCCCTCCGACCTCTCCGAACTGGCCTTGTGCCGGTCCGTCTTCCTGCCCGGCGACCCCGCGCGCACTGGGAGTGTCGCCTTCTGGCGGCCCGACGGCGTCACCCCTCCGCCTGTGGAGCCGGCATCCGTCGCGGACCTGACCGTCGTCGTGCCCCATGACGGTGAGGTCGAGGAAGCGAGCGTGCCCGCCGTCCTGGTGCCGGTGCACACGGCTCTGCCGGTCCTCACGCGTGCGCGTGCCGGCGGGCAGGGGCACCGGTCCACCGTCTTCTGGGGCGCGGCGGCCCTGCACGCCCTGCACCTCGTGGCCCGGGGACTGCTGCTGCCGGGGCTGTCACCGGGCGACCACGACGCCTGGCGCGCGGGCCCGCTGCGCGCCCAGGACGTCGAGGCCCTGCGCCGCCTCGCCGCCGCGATGCCGCCCGAGGCGCACGCCGTGCCCCTGGGAGACGCCGCGCCGCTGCGGCTGCCCGACCCGGAGCAGCTTCTGCGCGCCTTCCTCGACGCTGTCGCCGACACCCTGCCCCGCTCCCCCGCCGCGCCGCTGGTGACGGGCGGCCCCGCCTACGCCTCGCCGGAGCCGGTGCGGCTGCCCGAGCAGCGCGCCTGGGCCGCCGATGTCGCCGCGGGACTTGACGCGGGCGTGCGGCTGTCGCTGCGGATCGAGGCGGACGGCCTGACGGACGCGGCGGACGACGACACGGACGTGACGTTCCGGGCCGTGCTGCAGGTGCACAGCGTCAGCGATCCGGCGCTCGTCGCGGACGCCGCGGACGTCTGGACCGGCACCGGGGGCGAGGCCTTCGGTCCACGCGCGCGGATGGACGCACTGCTCGCCCTGCGCCGTGCGGCCCGGGCCTGGGCCCCGCTCACGCCCCTGCTGGCGGCGGCCGTGCCGGACGCGGCCGTACTCGCCGACGAGGAGGTCACCGAGCTTCTCGGTGCGGGCGCCGTCGCGCTGAGCGCGGCCGGGGTCGACGTGCACTGGCCCAAGGGGCTCTCCCGTGAGCTCCGCACGCACGCGGAGGTGGGGCCTTCCCACGGCGGTCCGGAGTCCGGCGAGGCCTCGGCGGCCATGCCGTCGTTCCTGTCCGCCGACGCGCTGCTCGCCTTCACGTGGTCGTTCGCCCTGGGTGAGGGGCGGCTGGACCGTGCGGAGCTGGACCGTCTCGCCGAGGCGAAGCGCCCGGTGGTGCGGCTGCGTGACCAGTGGGTCCTGATCGACCCTCACGAGGCGCGCCTGGCCCGCTCCCGGCAGGACCGCAAGGTGACGCCGGTGGACGCCCTGGGCGCGGCCCTGACGGGCTGGGCGGAGGTGGACGGCCGCCGGGTCGAGGTGCGGCCGACCGGATGGCTGGCGGCCCTGCGGGAGCGGCTCGCGGACCCCGAGGCGCAGCGGCCCGTGGAGCAGCCGGCCGCCCTCGCCGCCACCCTGCGGGACTACCAGCGGCGGGGCCTGAACTGGCTCGCCGGTATGACGTCGCTGGGTCTGGGCTGCTGTCTCGCCGACGACATGGGGCTCGGCAAGACGATCACGCTGATCGCCCTCCACCTGCACCGGCAGTCCGACGCCGGGTCCGCCGGACCGACCCTGGTGGTCTGCCCGACGTCCCTGATGGGCAACTGGCAGCGGGAGATCGAACGGTTCGCGCCCGGCACACCGGTGCGGCGCTTCCATGGCGCGCGGCGCGACCTGGACGGCCTGGCCGACGGGGAGTTCGTGCTCACCACGTACGGCACGATGCGCCTGGACGCGCCCCGGCTCGCCGGAGTGCCGTGGGGCATGCTCGTGGCGGACGAGGCACAGCACGTGAAGAACCCGCACTCCTCGACCGCGCGGGAGCTGCGTTCCATCGGCGCACGCGCGCGTGTGGCCCTCACCGGCACCCCGGTGGAGAACAACCTGTCGGAGTTGTGGGCGATCCTCGACTGGACGACTCCGGGGCTGCTGGGCCGGCTCGGTACCTTCCGCAGGCGGTACGCGGAAGCCGTCGAGGGCGGTCAGGACCCGGCCGCTGCCGACCGGCTGGCCCGGCTCGTACGGCCGTTCCTGCTGCGCCGCCGCAAGTCGGACCCGGGGATCGCGCCCGAGCTGCCGCCGAAGACGGAGACCGATCACGCCGTGTCGCTCACCGAGGAGCAGGCGGCGCTGTACGAAGCCGTGGTGCGCGAGGCGCTCGCGGAGATCTCCGGCGCCGGCAGCATGGCCCGGCGGGGCCTGATCGTGAAGCTGCTCACCGGCCTCAAGCAGATCTGCAACCATCCGGCGCAGTACCTCAAGGAGGAGCGGCCGGTGATCTCCGGGCGTTCCGGCAAGCTGGAGCTGCTGGACGAGCTGCTCGACACGATCCTCGCCGAGCAGGCGGGCGTGCTGGTGTTCACGCAGTACGTGCAGATGGCCCGTCTCCTCGAACGGCACCTCGCCGCCCGCGGCACGCCCACGCAGTTCCTGCACGGAGGGACGCCCGTCGCCGGGCGCGAGGCCATGGTGCGGCGTTTCCAGGACGGCGAAGTGCCGGTGTTCCTGCTGTCGTTGAAGGCGGCGGGCACCGGGCTGAATCTCACCCGGGCCGAGCACGTCGTGCACTACGACCGCTGGTGGAACCCGGCCGTCGAGGCGCAGGCGACCGACCGCGCGTACCGCATCGGCCAGACCCGGCCCGTGCAGGTGCACCGGATCATCGCGGAGGGAACGATCGAGGACCGCATCGCCGAACTGCTGATACGCAAGCGGGAGCTGGCGGACGCGGTCCTGGGCGCCGGCGAGGCCGCGCTCACGGAACTAACAAACGCGGAACTGGCGGATCTGGTCGAACTGCGAGGGGGCCTGCGATGA
- a CDS encoding oxygenase MpaB family protein, with amino-acid sequence MKRFSRLEQIRRMNPYEDATEIYRLSVAYEFPWDFTRALELALYRTYAVPGIGRLLARTAELTDRTQKRYDDTSLLLDTIVEHGFGSDQGRTAIRRINQMHRSYDISDDDMRYVLCTFVVMPKRWIDAYGWRRMSRHEIVASVVHYRTLGRHMGIKDIPETYEEFETCLGSYEAAHFAWDGDARRVSDATLGLMASWYPGPLAPLLRTTTLALLDDSLLRAFRYTPPSAATRAWVRRAVRLRGRAVRLLPPRRAPHFARQNREIKGYPYGYRIADLGTRPVPGVRGCPVRHAAPDAEAG; translated from the coding sequence GTGAAGCGCTTCTCACGGCTCGAGCAGATCCGGCGGATGAACCCGTACGAGGACGCTACGGAGATCTACCGGCTCAGCGTGGCGTACGAGTTCCCCTGGGACTTCACACGCGCCCTGGAGCTGGCCCTGTACCGCACCTACGCCGTCCCGGGCATCGGCAGGCTGCTGGCGCGCACGGCGGAGCTCACGGACCGGACGCAGAAGCGCTACGACGACACCTCGCTGCTCCTGGACACCATCGTCGAGCACGGCTTCGGCAGCGACCAGGGCAGGACCGCGATCCGCCGCATCAATCAGATGCACCGCAGCTACGACATCAGCGACGACGACATGCGCTACGTGCTCTGCACCTTCGTCGTGATGCCCAAACGGTGGATCGACGCCTACGGCTGGCGCCGGATGTCACGCCACGAGATCGTCGCCAGTGTCGTCCACTACCGCACACTGGGCCGCCACATGGGCATCAAGGACATCCCCGAGACCTACGAGGAGTTCGAGACCTGCCTCGGCTCCTACGAGGCCGCCCACTTCGCCTGGGACGGGGACGCCCGGCGCGTCTCGGACGCCACACTCGGCCTGATGGCCTCCTGGTACCCCGGCCCGCTCGCACCCCTGCTGCGCACCACGACCCTCGCGCTGCTCGACGACTCGCTGCTGCGCGCCTTCCGCTACACCCCGCCGAGTGCCGCCACGCGCGCGTGGGTGCGGCGCGCGGTCCGGCTCCGGGGCCGTGCCGTCCGCCTGCTGCCGCCCCGGCGGGCTCCACACTTCGCCCGACAGAACCGGGAGATCAAGGGCTACCCGTACGGCTACCGGATCGCCGACCTGGGCACACGCCCGGTCCCGGGCGTCCGGGGCTGCCCCGTGCGGCACGCGGCCCCGGACGCCGAGGCCGGGTGA